From Candidatus Sphingomonas colombiensis, one genomic window encodes:
- the ubiA gene encoding 4-hydroxybenzoate octaprenyltransferase has translation MTDAPDIVPDTQHRGIVAALPPRLRNFALLARFDRPIGWWLLFWPGAWAVALAGGAVERWPLILWLLAGSIAMRGAGCVYNDIVDRELDASVARTRSRPLASGAVSLKAAWAWLGALALVGLVVLLQLRVDTAIIAVASLALVAAYPFMKKITWWPQAWLGLVFSWAALVGWNETWGWVALPGLLLYAGSICWVIGYDTIYALQDREDDTLIGIRSSALAMGRHVVPGVSAFYAAALTLWGGALWLVRPDPLVFVALLPMAAHLGWQVLTLRPDDGDGALARFRANRFAGLLMFLACAVVGTRL, from the coding sequence GTGACCGACGCACCCGATATCGTCCCCGATACGCAGCATCGCGGCATCGTCGCCGCGCTCCCGCCACGATTGCGCAATTTCGCGCTGCTCGCGCGCTTCGACCGGCCGATCGGCTGGTGGCTGCTGTTCTGGCCCGGCGCATGGGCGGTGGCGCTGGCCGGCGGCGCGGTGGAACGCTGGCCGCTGATCCTCTGGCTGCTCGCCGGCAGCATCGCGATGCGCGGCGCGGGTTGTGTCTATAACGATATCGTCGATCGCGAGCTGGACGCCAGCGTCGCGCGTACGCGATCCCGCCCGCTTGCCAGCGGGGCGGTGTCGCTCAAGGCGGCATGGGCGTGGCTGGGGGCGCTCGCCCTCGTCGGGCTGGTCGTGCTGCTGCAACTCAGGGTCGATACCGCGATCATCGCGGTCGCCAGCCTCGCGCTGGTCGCGGCCTATCCGTTCATGAAGAAGATCACCTGGTGGCCGCAGGCGTGGCTCGGGCTGGTATTCTCATGGGCCGCGCTGGTCGGCTGGAACGAGACATGGGGCTGGGTCGCGCTGCCGGGGCTGCTGCTTTACGCCGGATCGATCTGCTGGGTGATCGGCTATGACACGATCTACGCCTTGCAGGATCGTGAGGATGACACGCTGATCGGCATCCGTTCATCGGCGCTGGCGATGGGCAGGCATGTGGTGCCGGGTGTTTCCGCCTTCTACGCCGCCGCGCTGACATTATGGGGCGGCGCCTTGTGGCTGGTTCGGCCCGATCCATTGGTGTTCGTCGCGCTGCTGCCGATGGCGGCGCATCTCGGCTGGCAGGTGCTGACGCTCAGGCCGGATGATGGTGACGGCGCCCTCGCCCGCTTCCGCGCCAACCGCTTCGCGGGCCTGTTGATGTTCCTCGCCTGCGCCGTGGTCGGCACGCGACTGTAG
- the zapE gene encoding cell division protein ZapE has translation MGKVLSAYDALVVAGELRPDAEQGAAARRLDALATELEHPKTKGLFRRRPVPPRGIYLWGDVGRGKSMLMDLFFANVAIERKRRVHFGEFMLEVHGRIAIERRKELGDPILPVATALAAEAQLLAFDEMMVTNSPDAMILSRLFTALIEMGVTVVTTSNRVPADLYKNGLNREHFLPFIALIEERLDVLALNGPVDYRRDRLGQQDTWLVPNGAKATAELSAAFFRLTDYPPEDRAHVPSEEILVQGRALHVPKALKGVAVFSFKRLCGEARGSADYLAIARRFHTVILVGVPVLGPENRNEAARFVSLIDALYEHKVKLLAAADAQPDQLYPSGDGRFEFQRTVSRLEEMRSEEYLAAGHGN, from the coding sequence TTGGGTAAAGTCCTTTCCGCTTATGACGCGCTCGTCGTCGCCGGCGAGTTGCGCCCCGATGCCGAGCAGGGCGCCGCCGCGCGCCGGCTCGACGCTTTGGCGACCGAGCTGGAACATCCGAAGACCAAGGGCCTGTTCCGCCGCCGCCCCGTGCCGCCGCGCGGCATTTATCTGTGGGGCGATGTCGGGCGCGGCAAATCGATGCTGATGGACCTGTTCTTCGCCAATGTCGCGATTGAGCGTAAGCGCCGCGTCCATTTCGGCGAGTTCATGCTCGAGGTTCACGGCCGCATCGCGATCGAGCGTCGCAAGGAACTGGGCGATCCGATCCTCCCCGTCGCCACGGCGCTGGCGGCGGAGGCGCAATTGCTCGCGTTCGACGAAATGATGGTGACCAACTCGCCCGACGCGATGATCCTGTCGCGGCTGTTCACCGCATTGATCGAAATGGGCGTTACCGTCGTCACCACGTCGAACCGCGTGCCGGCGGACCTCTACAAGAACGGGCTCAACCGCGAACATTTCCTGCCGTTCATCGCGTTGATCGAGGAGCGGCTCGACGTGCTCGCGCTCAACGGTCCGGTCGATTACCGCCGCGACCGTCTGGGGCAGCAAGACACGTGGCTGGTCCCCAATGGCGCGAAGGCGACTGCTGAACTGTCCGCCGCCTTCTTCCGCCTGACCGATTATCCGCCCGAGGATCGCGCGCACGTGCCAAGCGAGGAAATCCTCGTGCAGGGCCGCGCGCTGCATGTGCCCAAGGCGTTGAAAGGCGTCGCGGTATTCAGCTTCAAGCGGCTGTGCGGCGAAGCGCGGGGCAGCGCCGATTACCTCGCGATCGCGCGGCGCTTTCACACCGTCATCCTCGTCGGCGTGCCCGTGCTGGGGCCGGAGAACCGCAACGAGGCGGCGCGCTTCGTCAGCCTGATCGATGCGCTATACGAGCATAAGGTGAAGCTGCTCGCCGCCGCCGATGCGCAGCCGGACCAGCTTTATCCGAGCGGAGACGGCCGGTTCGAATTCCAGCGCACGGTCAGCCGGCTGGAGGAGATGCGTTCCGAGGAATATCTCGCGGCGGGCCACGGGAACTGA
- a CDS encoding PaaI family thioesterase, with protein MTEPKPEFLYEEHPDHPGWMKWGFKDSTRYNAFLGDMIVRVEDGIARVRMTPQRQHSNLANVVHGGAMLGFIDVSLFAAARSFGLVAAGTAVTLDLNTHFIGGGKIGEPLEARVELLRETGRMLFLRGLIVQGDDGDVVAEFSGTIRKPSAKR; from the coding sequence ATGACCGAGCCGAAACCTGAATTCCTCTACGAGGAGCACCCCGATCATCCCGGCTGGATGAAATGGGGGTTCAAGGATTCGACGCGCTACAACGCGTTTCTCGGCGATATGATCGTCCGCGTGGAAGACGGCATCGCCCGCGTGCGGATGACGCCTCAGCGGCAGCATTCCAATCTCGCCAATGTCGTGCACGGCGGCGCGATGCTCGGCTTCATCGATGTGTCGCTGTTTGCTGCCGCACGCAGCTTCGGCCTGGTCGCGGCCGGCACCGCCGTGACGCTGGATCTCAACACCCATTTCATCGGCGGCGGCAAGATCGGCGAACCGCTGGAGGCACGGGTGGAGCTTTTGCGCGAAACCGGGCGGATGCTGTTCCTGCGCGGGCTGATCGTGCAGGGCGATGACGGCGACGTGGTGGCCGAATTTTCCGGCACGATCAGAAAGCCCAGCGCGAAACGCTGA
- a CDS encoding topology modulation protein — protein MTRRVMVMGGPGSGKSTLARAIGARLGVPVFHLDRLYHLPGWEPRPAAEFADEVTRVAGLPGWVIDGNYSFTAAPRLAAADLLVYLDLPRWLTFSRILRRNALGYGRERADAAEGCRERFDREFLRYAWRWREDIRPRVELVRDCFDGRVETLRTRREVAAFLASIDAR, from the coding sequence ATGACCCGGCGCGTGATGGTGATGGGTGGCCCCGGCAGCGGGAAGTCGACGCTCGCGCGTGCGATCGGCGCGCGGCTGGGCGTGCCGGTATTCCATCTCGATCGCCTTTATCATCTGCCGGGCTGGGAGCCGCGCCCGGCGGCCGAGTTCGCGGATGAGGTGACGCGAGTCGCCGGCCTTCCCGGCTGGGTGATCGACGGCAATTATTCTTTCACCGCCGCGCCGCGCCTCGCGGCGGCCGATCTGCTCGTCTATCTCGATCTGCCGCGCTGGCTGACCTTCTCCCGCATCCTGCGGCGCAATGCGCTGGGATATGGGCGCGAGCGGGCGGACGCCGCCGAGGGATGCCGCGAACGCTTCGACCGCGAGTTTCTGCGCTACGCATGGCGCTGGCGCGAGGATATCCGCCCGCGCGTGGAGCTGGTGCGCGATTGCTTTGACGGGCGGGTGGAGACGTTACGTACCCGGCGTGAGGTCGCGGCGTTCCTTGCCTCGATCGACGCGCGATAA
- a CDS encoding DUF2147 domain-containing protein, with protein MRMSLMRIAAMAALVSISMPVAAQRGPALTGTWRNDSDSVRIRIAPCGPGLCGRVIAASEKAKADAARGGTDRLIGTELFHDFQQEEDGLWYGQVYVPDIDKTFDGTLELVDRDTIVGKGCLFAGFGCKTQSWKRVR; from the coding sequence ATGCGTATGTCCTTGATGCGGATCGCGGCGATGGCCGCACTGGTTTCGATCTCCATGCCGGTCGCGGCACAGCGCGGGCCGGCGCTTACGGGCACCTGGCGCAACGATTCGGATAGCGTGCGCATCCGCATCGCGCCGTGCGGGCCCGGACTGTGCGGCCGCGTGATCGCGGCGAGCGAAAAGGCGAAGGCGGATGCCGCGCGCGGCGGCACGGATCGGCTGATCGGGACCGAATTGTTCCACGATTTCCAGCAGGAGGAAGACGGGCTGTGGTACGGCCAGGTCTATGTGCCGGATATCGACAAGACGTTCGATGGCACGCTGGAACTGGTCGATCGCGACACGATCGTCGGCAAGGGCTGCCTGTTCGCGGGCTTCGGCTGTAAGACGCAAAGCTGGAAGCGCGTCCGCTGA
- a CDS encoding succinate dehydrogenase iron-sulfur subunit — MAEFTLPANSKIKGGRKIPSPQPGGKMRNFKIYRYDPDSGENPRYDTFEVNLDECGPMVLDALIKIKSEQDSSLTFRRSCREGICGSCSMNIDGKNGLACTTAIEDMKGEVKITPLPAMDVIKDLVPDFTHFYAQYASITPWLQTVTPAPAGKERLQSPEDRAKLDGMYECILCACCSTSCPSYWWNSDKFLGPAILLQAYRWLADSRDEMTGERLDALEDPFRLYRCHTIMNCANACPKGLSPAKAIAEIKKMEAERVV, encoded by the coding sequence ATGGCCGAATTCACCTTGCCCGCGAACAGCAAGATCAAGGGCGGACGGAAAATCCCGTCGCCCCAGCCCGGCGGCAAGATGCGCAATTTCAAGATTTATCGCTACGATCCCGATTCGGGCGAGAATCCGCGCTACGATACGTTCGAGGTTAACCTCGACGAATGCGGCCCGATGGTTCTGGACGCGCTGATCAAGATCAAGAGCGAGCAGGATTCGTCGCTCACCTTCCGCCGCTCGTGCCGCGAAGGCATCTGCGGCTCCTGCTCGATGAATATCGACGGCAAGAATGGCCTCGCCTGCACCACCGCGATCGAGGATATGAAGGGCGAGGTGAAGATCACCCCGCTGCCGGCGATGGACGTGATCAAGGATCTCGTCCCCGATTTCACGCATTTCTACGCGCAATATGCCTCGATCACGCCGTGGCTGCAGACCGTCACGCCGGCGCCCGCCGGCAAGGAGCGGCTCCAGTCGCCGGAGGATCGCGCCAAGCTCGACGGCATGTACGAATGCATCCTGTGCGCATGCTGCTCCACCTCGTGCCCAAGCTATTGGTGGAATTCGGACAAGTTCCTCGGCCCGGCGATCCTGCTTCAGGCCTATCGCTGGCTCGCCGACAGCCGCGACGAGATGACCGGCGAGCGGCTCGATGCGCTGGAAGATCCCTTCCGCCTGTATCGTTGCCACACGATCATGAACTGCGCCAACGCCTGCCCGAAGGGCCTGTCCCCGGCCAAGGCGATCGCGGAAATCAAGAAAATGGAAGCCGAACGCGTCGTCTGA
- a CDS encoding epoxide hydrolase, producing MSEAITPFHLNVAQAELDDLAARLARTRWPERATVDGWEQGVPLDRAQALVAHWRDGYDWRACEARLNAIGQYRTTIDGIGVHFLHVRSPEPDALPLVITHGWPGSVIEFLKVIGPLTDPAAHGGDPRDAFHVIAPSLPGYGFSDRPAGRWPVPRIAAAWITLMKRLGYDRFVAQGGDWGSAVSSAIGASGDPAVAGIHVNMIVAPPSPADIAAATPQEQQALATLQRYMTDGNGYARQQATRPQTLGYGLTDSPAGQAMWIFEKFREWSDCDGDPLNVLRIDELLDNIMLYWLPGTAASSARLYWESFNDFAAGTVAVPVACSLFPKEIFGASRRWAERRYPNIVHWGEPPRGGHFAAFEQPELFVEELCAGFRAMR from the coding sequence ATGAGCGAGGCGATCACCCCCTTTCACCTGAATGTCGCGCAGGCCGAGCTGGATGATCTCGCCGCGCGCCTCGCGCGCACGCGCTGGCCGGAGCGCGCGACGGTGGATGGCTGGGAACAGGGCGTGCCGCTCGATCGCGCGCAGGCGCTCGTCGCGCATTGGCGTGACGGCTATGACTGGCGCGCGTGCGAGGCGCGGCTCAACGCGATCGGCCAATATCGGACGACGATCGACGGCATCGGCGTCCACTTCCTCCACGTCCGCTCGCCGGAGCCGGATGCGCTGCCGCTGGTCATCACCCATGGCTGGCCGGGATCGGTGATCGAGTTCCTAAAGGTGATCGGCCCGCTGACCGATCCGGCCGCGCATGGCGGTGATCCGCGCGACGCCTTCCACGTCATCGCGCCCTCGCTGCCGGGCTATGGCTTTTCCGATCGGCCGGCGGGTCGCTGGCCGGTGCCGCGCATCGCCGCCGCTTGGATCACGCTGATGAAGCGGCTCGGCTATGATCGCTTCGTCGCGCAGGGCGGAGACTGGGGATCGGCGGTATCGTCCGCGATCGGCGCGAGCGGCGATCCGGCGGTGGCGGGCATCCACGTCAACATGATCGTAGCACCACCCTCCCCCGCAGACATCGCCGCGGCGACGCCGCAGGAGCAGCAGGCGCTGGCGACGCTGCAACGCTATATGACCGATGGCAACGGCTATGCCCGCCAGCAGGCGACCCGGCCGCAGACGCTGGGATACGGGCTGACCGATTCCCCCGCCGGTCAGGCAATGTGGATATTCGAGAAGTTCCGGGAATGGAGCGATTGCGACGGCGATCCGCTCAACGTGCTGAGGATCGACGAGTTGCTCGACAATATCATGCTCTATTGGCTGCCCGGCACCGCCGCCTCATCGGCGCGGCTCTATTGGGAGAGCTTCAACGATTTCGCTGCCGGCACGGTCGCGGTGCCGGTGGCGTGCAGCTTGTTCCCGAAGGAGATTTTCGGCGCATCGCGGCGTTGGGCGGAGCGGCGCTATCCGAACATCGTCCATTGGGGCGAGCCACCGCGCGGCGGCCATTTCGCGGCGTTCGAGCAGCCTGAATTGTTCGTCGAGGAGTTGTGCGCCGGTTTCCGCGCGATGCGCTGA
- a CDS encoding 16S rRNA (uracil(1498)-N(3))-methyltransferase, translated as MIATPAWPPRSTPRLYVAEPLAPGARRIDGPAAHYLGQVMRMKPGDPVKLFDDATGEWLAVAESVGRREVTLDVREQLAPREAVPDLWLVAAPLKKGRVDWMAEKACELGIARLVPVVTRRTVVDKPNTDRLRTHMIEAAEQCGRTALPEVSEPVKLAALLREWPADRALYFADEQGGAPAREAMKPGAAAILIGPEGGFDDEERAAIRATPGAVAISLGPRILRAETAAAAAVAVWMAAAGDWR; from the coding sequence GTGATCGCTACCCCCGCATGGCCGCCGCGCTCGACGCCGCGCCTGTATGTGGCCGAGCCGCTCGCGCCCGGCGCGCGGCGGATCGACGGGCCGGCGGCGCATTATTTGGGGCAAGTGATGCGGATGAAGCCGGGCGATCCGGTGAAATTGTTCGACGATGCGACCGGCGAATGGCTCGCGGTGGCGGAAAGCGTCGGGCGGCGCGAGGTGACGCTCGACGTGCGCGAGCAACTCGCCCCGCGCGAAGCGGTGCCGGATCTGTGGCTCGTCGCGGCGCCGCTCAAGAAGGGCCGCGTCGACTGGATGGCGGAGAAAGCGTGCGAACTGGGCATCGCGCGGCTGGTGCCGGTCGTCACACGGCGCACGGTGGTGGACAAGCCCAACACGGATCGGTTGCGCACGCATATGATCGAGGCCGCCGAGCAATGCGGCCGCACCGCGCTGCCCGAGGTAAGCGAGCCGGTGAAGCTCGCCGCGCTGCTTCGCGAGTGGCCGGCCGACCGCGCGCTCTATTTCGCCGATGAACAAGGCGGCGCGCCCGCGCGCGAGGCGATGAAGCCCGGCGCGGCGGCGATCCTGATCGGCCCCGAAGGCGGCTTCGACGATGAGGAGCGCGCCGCGATTCGCGCGACGCCGGGCGCGGTGGCGATATCGCTCGGACCGCGCATCCTGCGCGCCGAGACGGCAGCGGCGGCGGCGGTCGCGGTGTGGATGGCGGCGGCGGGGGACTGGCGCTAG
- the creD gene encoding cell envelope integrity protein CreD, which yields MAIDHRTPGRKLMIAVLIAMLLAIPLFTVYMLVYDRQSQSQVARASIANGWGGAQTIAGPVLVLPYQEQVTETVNEGGRQVAKTTTVWRELTLAPEQADLRTTLTPERRRRSIYEAVLFEAAASGTARFALPADLARFGITPDRLFFDRAELRFGLRDARGLFGAPPAVAVDGRKLVLQPGKGSPATGGAGFFTWLDASALRDRAMTANFNFTFRGNGWLSLAPQAGDTRWTVTSKWPHPSFQGGFLPSAQQVTANGFNATWRVGNLALGRALVSSGEQTPDAAPDITTDRYDTTQAAGTYEARVDLISPVDLYSQVNRSVKYGFLFIGFTFMAFLMFDVIAGVRVATAEYLLVGAGLVLFFVMLLAFAEVIGFALAYIVAAAAIIGLLTAYSAAVLKSWRRAGYIAALLTALYAILYVLLSLEAYSLLIGAILLFAALAGIMYLTRNLDWSGLRSATATD from the coding sequence ATGGCGATTGATCACCGGACGCCGGGCCGCAAGCTGATGATCGCGGTGCTGATCGCCATGTTGCTCGCGATCCCGCTCTTCACCGTCTATATGCTGGTGTACGACCGGCAATCGCAATCACAGGTCGCGCGCGCCTCGATCGCAAACGGCTGGGGCGGCGCGCAGACGATCGCCGGCCCGGTGCTCGTCCTCCCCTATCAGGAGCAGGTGACGGAGACGGTCAACGAAGGCGGGCGGCAGGTCGCCAAGACCACCACCGTCTGGCGCGAACTGACGCTGGCGCCCGAACAGGCCGATCTGCGCACCACACTCACCCCCGAACGCCGCCGCCGCTCGATCTACGAAGCGGTGCTGTTCGAAGCCGCGGCCAGCGGCACCGCGCGGTTCGCGCTCCCGGCCGATCTCGCGCGTTTCGGCATCACGCCGGACCGCCTGTTCTTCGATCGCGCGGAGTTGCGCTTCGGCCTGCGGGACGCGCGCGGCCTGTTCGGCGCGCCGCCGGCGGTGGCGGTGGATGGCCGCAAGCTGGTGCTTCAGCCGGGCAAGGGATCGCCCGCGACCGGTGGAGCGGGCTTCTTCACCTGGCTCGACGCCTCTGCACTGCGCGATCGCGCAATGACCGCGAACTTCAACTTCACCTTCCGTGGCAACGGCTGGCTCTCGCTCGCTCCGCAGGCCGGGGACACGCGCTGGACGGTCACGTCGAAATGGCCGCATCCGAGCTTCCAGGGCGGTTTCCTGCCGAGCGCGCAGCAGGTGACGGCGAACGGCTTCAACGCCACCTGGCGAGTCGGCAACCTCGCGCTTGGCCGCGCGCTCGTTTCGTCGGGCGAGCAGACCCCGGACGCCGCCCCCGATATCACCACCGATCGCTACGACACCACGCAGGCGGCTGGAACGTATGAGGCGCGGGTCGATCTGATCTCGCCCGTCGATCTCTACAGTCAGGTCAATCGCTCGGTGAAATACGGCTTCCTGTTCATCGGCTTCACCTTCATGGCGTTCCTGATGTTCGACGTGATCGCGGGCGTGCGCGTGGCGACGGCGGAATATCTGCTGGTGGGTGCCGGGCTGGTGCTGTTCTTCGTGATGCTGCTGGCGTTTGCCGAGGTGATCGGCTTTGCGCTCGCCTATATCGTCGCGGCGGCGGCGATCATCGGGCTGCTCACGGCCTATTCCGCCGCGGTGCTGAAAAGCTGGCGGCGCGCGGGCTATATTGCCGCATTGCTCACCGCGCTCTACGCGATCCTCTACGTCTTGCTGAGCCTGGAGGCCTATTCGTTGCTGATTGGAGCGATTCTCCTGTTTGCGGCGTTGGCCGGCATCATGTACCTGACGCGAAATCTCGACTGGAGCGGCCTCCGCTCCGCGACCGCAACAGACTGA
- a CDS encoding glutamate--cysteine ligase encodes MTTKTVSESNSPVIESRDQLIGSFARGEKPKERWRIGTEHEKFVYSIADHHAPSWDESGGIRALLTELQQYGWQPVEEGGKLIALTGPDGAVSLEPAGQFELSGAPLDNLHETCAETGRHLEQVKAAGEKLGIGFLGLGMWPDKTRAELPIMPKGRYAIMLRHMPRVGSMGLDMMLRTCTIQVNLDYASEADMVQKFRVGLALQPLATALFANSPFTEGKPNGYLSYRSHIWSDTDPARTGMLPFVFEDGFGYERYAEYMLDVPMYFAYREGRYIDAAGLSFRDFLKGELPVLPGELPTMEDWNDHLSTAFPEVRLKTFLEMRGADGGPWNRICALPAFWVGLLYDQGALDAAWDVVKHWTMEEREALRSGAPKLGLAAPIPGGGTLRDIAGEVLDIANAGLAARARLNRSGDNESGFLDPLREIVRSGKVPAEVLLERYHGAWNGDVSRVYGEASF; translated from the coding sequence ATGACGACCAAGACCGTTTCGGAAAGCAACTCGCCGGTCATCGAATCGCGCGATCAGCTCATCGGCAGCTTCGCGCGCGGCGAGAAGCCAAAGGAACGCTGGCGCATCGGCACCGAACACGAGAAATTCGTCTATTCCATTGCCGATCATCATGCCCCGTCATGGGACGAGTCGGGCGGCATTCGCGCGTTGCTGACCGAGCTTCAGCAATATGGCTGGCAGCCGGTGGAGGAGGGCGGCAAGCTCATCGCGCTTACCGGCCCGGACGGCGCCGTCAGCCTGGAGCCGGCCGGACAATTCGAATTGTCCGGCGCGCCGCTCGACAACCTCCACGAAACCTGCGCCGAAACCGGCCGTCATCTGGAACAGGTGAAGGCAGCGGGGGAGAAGCTCGGCATCGGCTTCCTCGGGCTCGGCATGTGGCCGGACAAGACCCGCGCCGAGCTGCCGATCATGCCCAAGGGCCGCTATGCGATCATGCTGCGCCATATGCCGCGCGTCGGCTCGATGGGGCTGGATATGATGCTGCGCACCTGCACGATCCAGGTGAACCTCGATTACGCCAGCGAAGCGGATATGGTGCAGAAGTTCCGCGTCGGCCTTGCGCTTCAGCCGCTCGCCACCGCGCTGTTCGCCAATTCGCCGTTCACCGAAGGCAAGCCCAACGGCTATCTTTCCTATCGCAGCCACATCTGGTCCGATACCGATCCGGCGCGCACCGGGATGCTGCCGTTCGTGTTCGAGGATGGCTTCGGCTATGAGCGTTATGCCGAATATATGCTCGATGTGCCGATGTACTTCGCCTATCGCGAAGGCCGTTATATCGACGCGGCGGGGCTGTCGTTCCGCGATTTCCTGAAGGGCGAACTGCCTGTCCTCCCCGGCGAATTGCCGACGATGGAGGATTGGAACGATCACCTTTCCACCGCTTTCCCCGAAGTGCGGCTCAAGACCTTTCTTGAGATGCGCGGCGCGGATGGCGGGCCGTGGAACCGCATCTGCGCGCTGCCGGCCTTCTGGGTCGGGCTGCTCTACGATCAGGGCGCGCTCGACGCGGCATGGGATGTGGTGAAGCACTGGACGATGGAGGAGCGCGAGGCGCTACGGAGCGGTGCGCCGAAGCTGGGCCTCGCCGCGCCGATCCCCGGTGGCGGCACGCTGCGCGATATCGCCGGGGAGGTGCTCGATATTGCCAATGCCGGGCTGGCGGCGCGCGCGCGGCTCAATCGCTCGGGCGACAACGAATCTGGCTTCCTCGATCCGCTGCGCGAGATCGTGCGCAGCGGCAAGGTGCCGGCGGAGGTATTGCTGGAACGCTATCACGGCGCATGGAACGGTGACGTTTCGCGCGTGTACGGCGAGGCGAGCTTCTAG
- a CDS encoding DUF1295 domain-containing protein yields the protein MLHDPALTLSHAVADPRPASAVSHGVGLAGLAGLIAWIAVARHFGMDGPFAALVNVAACALPMILWSLLVDKVHRNPSTGIDWAAPRPLRETIDVSLTKLTGLWVTWAAIALIYATGRFYWEGNFQFAMWCFERAAPFLFLLSIPYVLWLDRRLIEPRDGAWALGAWLLGQGAPEPDAIWNHLRSWAVKGFFLAFMLAIVPPGFGDFIRTDTFGLFIDPVRLANWLITFMFVIDVAFATVGYLLTMRPLDAHIRTANPYAAGWMAALMCYPPFILMDAGGPLDYHPGTAEWTYWLAGHPILLAALGAVLVVLTAIYAWATMAFGMRFSNLTHRGILTHGPYAWSRHPAYLSKNLFWWLSTIPILSTGSLVDATRATLLLGVVSGVYYWRAKTEERHLSADPDYRAYSEWMARNAPIPRLFARVTGR from the coding sequence ATGTTGCACGATCCAGCGCTTACCTTGAGCCATGCCGTCGCAGATCCGCGCCCCGCATCCGCGGTGTCGCATGGTGTCGGGTTGGCCGGCCTCGCCGGGCTGATCGCGTGGATCGCGGTGGCGCGGCACTTCGGGATGGACGGCCCCTTTGCCGCCCTGGTCAACGTCGCCGCCTGTGCGTTGCCGATGATCCTGTGGTCGCTGCTGGTCGACAAGGTGCATCGCAACCCCTCGACCGGGATCGACTGGGCCGCCCCTCGGCCATTGCGCGAGACGATCGACGTCAGCCTGACCAAGCTCACCGGGCTGTGGGTGACATGGGCGGCGATCGCGCTGATCTATGCCACCGGGCGCTTCTACTGGGAGGGCAATTTCCAGTTCGCCATGTGGTGTTTCGAGCGCGCCGCGCCCTTCCTGTTCCTGCTCTCTATCCCCTACGTGCTGTGGCTCGATCGTCGCCTGATCGAGCCGCGCGACGGCGCATGGGCACTTGGCGCATGGCTGCTCGGGCAAGGCGCGCCGGAGCCGGATGCGATCTGGAATCACCTGCGCTCATGGGCGGTGAAGGGCTTTTTCCTCGCCTTCATGCTGGCGATCGTGCCGCCGGGTTTCGGCGACTTCATTCGCACCGATACCTTCGGGCTGTTCATCGATCCCGTGCGGCTGGCGAACTGGCTAATCACCTTCATGTTCGTGATCGACGTGGCGTTCGCCACGGTGGGCTATCTGCTGACGATGCGCCCGCTCGACGCGCATATCCGCACCGCCAACCCTTATGCGGCGGGGTGGATGGCGGCGCTGATGTGCTATCCGCCGTTCATCCTGATGGATGCGGGCGGCCCGCTCGATTACCATCCCGGCACCGCCGAATGGACTTACTGGCTGGCTGGCCATCCGATCCTGCTCGCGGCGCTCGGCGCGGTGCTGGTGGTGCTGACCGCGATCTACGCCTGGGCGACGATGGCGTTCGGGATGCGCTTCTCCAACCTCACGCATCGCGGCATCCTGACGCACGGGCCTTATGCCTGGTCGCGCCACCCTGCCTATCTGTCCAAGAATCTGTTCTGGTGGCTATCCACCATCCCGATCCTGTCGACCGGCAGCCTGGTCGACGCGACACGCGCGACGCTGCTGCTAGGCGTGGTCAGCGGCGTTTATTACTGGCGTGCGAAGACGGAGGAGCGGCATCTGTCGGCCGATCCCGATTATCGCGCCTATAGCGAGTGGATGGCACGCAACGCCCCCATCCCGCGCCTCTTCGCGCGGGTGACAGGGCGTTAG